From the genome of bacterium HR17, one region includes:
- the sunS gene encoding SPBc2 prophage-derived glycosyltransferase SunS, with amino-acid sequence MQQNGGFGSGAKSEIYTEKVSQYQREYAHQPVCNMTMLDFVPKSARRILDIGCCMGGAGRELKRRQPCEVWGVEISPELAKIAAQHYERVIVGDIEDDAVWQQLPKGYFDAVICGEVLEHLIAPERVLLRLHEVVTPDAKLVLSVPHIGHASVIRKLLQGAWDYDPTGILDSSHLRFFSRKNLWQMLLDSGWLVTHSVAATAPDPIPTEVRKTLIHHRWATRLGLEESQIMGLALAARPMPSDIAKGNEPIDGLVSIIVLNWNNLPYLRQCVESVFAHTRPPFELIIVDNGSTDGSRRYLNALAHKHRNVKVVLNERNIGAPAGRNCGLAVADGDFLVFLDSDTVVTEGWLERLLRWMEIDPTIGMVGPCSNFASGQQISVTYRNLREMHQFAQEWCERNIGTGYEMPALISFCVLMRRSVIDAIGGMDARFGLIMHEDIDHSLRARVAGFRCWLALDAFVHHYGNRTSGRLGVEKMMDAAWPYFAQKWNLPPEAEKYRPRIMLVPELFDLRRRPPSPTALYEPLPDTSTLKVLDGRKLNPLLSLCMIVKDEADNLPRCLESVKGIVDEIVIVDTGSTDETPQIAERYGAKVIRFEWTGSFSDARNESLKHATGEWILWLDADEALADNKEQLRQILERGTEHDGFILPMVSFVGNRSHREGHVHPAFRLFRNLKGVRFERNLHEQIAASILKVKPDAKFGVLPVWIEHFGYLAPLVRRKQKVARNLELAKKDLRANPFDPFAWYNLGREYLRLQHWERAFYCFRRSLLHIGDTFTPYLLRCLCDAVHCLMQLNRPQQALAFLREMQQLPVTTPDFWMLEGQVRFALNDWSGALQAFQRALQFRQQLPTNFDWAEGATSYGAWYWMGLCCQKMGQLGEALQCYGTALQQALARRRYYEPAITAFVQLVLPQCRSLGDLERALAPFVPDGVVSDPQLAVLIAKAALSHYPLPPCALEIAETLLERGTGQGTRDRIDEAERVFVAGKVALLRYRYAEAAQLLAQVPLTAPEGAMAWNLRIVAHALAGAWDEAFAACDGDHLWQWLLKRWANGQVSQPADGQVSEGDGVLSELPRELLPGLQENFRELLALLLQLQEFERYEQALTLLDWLAPDGRERAVLLGKLYGQFSFWDMVIETLLPLARDGGMDRESWRLLARACQHKGMYDEAAAILLRLIESDERKDEALADYMALAGCYIAAGDAARAQQILALAGQMSQ; translated from the coding sequence TTTTGATGCAGTGATTTGCGGCGAGGTTTTGGAACACCTCATCGCGCCCGAGCGGGTTTTGTTGCGATTGCACGAAGTCGTCACTCCCGATGCCAAATTGGTTTTGAGCGTCCCACACATCGGGCACGCTTCAGTTATCCGCAAATTACTGCAAGGCGCATGGGATTATGACCCGACAGGCATCTTGGATAGCAGTCACCTACGCTTTTTCAGCCGCAAAAACCTCTGGCAAATGCTCCTTGACAGCGGTTGGTTGGTAACGCACAGCGTAGCAGCGACTGCCCCCGACCCTATCCCGACGGAAGTGAGGAAAACTCTCATACACCACCGCTGGGCGACGCGATTGGGGTTGGAAGAAAGCCAAATCATGGGTCTCGCTCTCGCTGCAAGACCTATGCCGTCTGACATCGCTAAAGGCAACGAACCGATAGACGGTCTGGTCAGCATCATCGTGCTCAACTGGAACAACTTGCCATACTTGCGCCAGTGCGTTGAAAGCGTTTTCGCTCACACGAGACCGCCCTTTGAACTCATCATCGTGGACAACGGTTCAACGGATGGTTCGCGACGCTACCTCAATGCATTAGCCCACAAGCACCGCAATGTCAAAGTTGTCCTGAACGAGCGCAACATCGGCGCACCTGCAGGGCGCAATTGCGGCTTGGCGGTCGCTGATGGCGATTTTCTCGTCTTCCTTGACAGCGATACTGTTGTCACCGAAGGTTGGTTGGAGCGGTTACTTCGTTGGATGGAGATTGACCCAACCATCGGCATGGTCGGTCCGTGCTCCAACTTCGCTTCTGGGCAGCAAATTTCTGTCACCTACCGGAATTTGCGAGAAATGCACCAGTTCGCTCAAGAATGGTGTGAACGCAATATCGGGACAGGATATGAGATGCCTGCCCTCATCAGTTTTTGTGTGCTGATGCGACGCAGCGTGATTGACGCCATCGGGGGCATGGACGCTCGCTTTGGGCTCATTATGCATGAAGACATTGACCACTCCCTGCGAGCGCGAGTTGCAGGTTTCCGATGTTGGCTGGCTTTAGACGCTTTTGTCCACCACTACGGCAACCGCACCAGCGGTCGGTTGGGCGTAGAAAAGATGATGGATGCGGCATGGCCTTACTTCGCTCAAAAATGGAACTTGCCGCCTGAAGCGGAAAAGTATCGCCCACGAATTATGCTCGTCCCCGAATTATTTGACCTACGCCGTCGCCCACCTTCCCCCACCGCACTTTACGAACCGTTGCCCGACACATCTACGCTGAAGGTTTTGGACGGGCGCAAACTCAACCCTCTCCTGTCCCTCTGCATGATTGTCAAGGACGAAGCAGATAACTTGCCCAGGTGTTTGGAGAGCGTGAAGGGCATTGTGGACGAAATCGTCATCGTGGACACAGGTTCAACAGACGAGACTCCGCAAATTGCGGAGCGTTACGGGGCGAAAGTCATTCGCTTTGAATGGACAGGGAGTTTCAGCGATGCTCGCAACGAATCTCTAAAGCACGCGACGGGCGAATGGATTTTGTGGCTGGACGCCGACGAAGCGTTGGCAGACAACAAGGAGCAGTTGCGCCAAATCTTAGAGCGCGGCACCGAGCACGACGGCTTTATCCTGCCGATGGTCAGTTTTGTCGGAAACCGTTCGCACCGCGAGGGACATGTCCATCCTGCCTTTCGGCTGTTCCGCAACCTGAAGGGCGTTCGCTTTGAGCGCAACTTGCACGAGCAAATCGCTGCGTCCATCTTAAAGGTCAAGCCTGACGCGAAGTTCGGTGTTTTGCCCGTCTGGATTGAACATTTCGGTTACCTCGCCCCGCTGGTGCGGCGCAAGCAGAAAGTCGCCCGTAACTTGGAGTTAGCGAAGAAAGACTTGCGCGCCAACCCCTTTGACCCCTTTGCGTGGTATAACTTGGGGCGCGAGTATCTACGGCTACAGCACTGGGAGCGGGCGTTTTACTGCTTCCGCCGGTCGCTGCTGCATATCGGCGACACTTTCACGCCTTACCTGTTGCGCTGCTTGTGCGACGCCGTGCACTGCTTGATGCAACTGAACCGACCGCAACAGGCGTTGGCATTTTTGCGGGAAATGCAACAGTTGCCCGTCACGACGCCCGACTTTTGGATGCTGGAAGGGCAAGTGCGCTTCGCCCTCAACGATTGGTCAGGTGCCCTGCAGGCATTTCAACGGGCGTTGCAATTTCGGCAACAGTTGCCGACCAACTTTGACTGGGCGGAAGGGGCGACTTCCTACGGGGCTTGGTATTGGATGGGCTTATGTTGCCAAAAGATGGGACAGTTGGGTGAAGCGCTACAGTGTTATGGCACCGCACTACAACAGGCGTTGGCGCGGCGGCGCTACTACGAACCTGCCATCACCGCTTTCGTGCAGTTGGTCTTGCCCCAATGCCGCTCGCTGGGCGATTTAGAGCGCGCGTTGGCGCCTTTTGTGCCTGACGGCGTCGTCTCTGACCCCCAATTGGCGGTGCTGATCGCGAAAGCGGCATTGAGCCATTACCCGCTGCCACCTTGTGCGCTGGAGATCGCCGAAACGCTTTTAGAACGGGGCACGGGACAGGGAACGAGGGACAGGATTGATGAAGCGGAACGGGTATTCGTTGCGGGCAAGGTGGCGTTGCTGCGGTATCGCTATGCGGAAGCGGCGCAACTGCTAGCGCAAGTGCCTTTGACGGCGCCTGAAGGGGCGATGGCGTGGAACTTGCGCATCGTCGCTCACGCCCTCGCCGGCGCATGGGACGAAGCCTTTGCCGCCTGCGACGGCGACCATCTGTGGCAATGGCTGTTAAAGCGATGGGCAAACGGACAGGTCAGTCAGCCGGCAGATGGGCAAGTGAGCGAAGGGGACGGAGTGCTCAGTGAACTGCCGCGTGAACTGTTGCCCGGGTTGCAGGAGAATTTCCGCGAGTTGTTGGCACTCTTGTTGCAGTTGCAGGAGTTTGAGCGCTACGAGCAAGCGTTGACACTGTTGGATTGGCTCGCCCCTGATGGGCGGGAGCGGGCAGTGTTGCTGGGCAAGCTTTACGGGCAATTCAGTTTTTGGGACATGGTGATAGAGACGCTGTTGCCCCTAGCGCGAGACGGCGGCATGGACCGGGAGAGCTGGCGGTTGCTGGCGCGAGCGTGTCAGCATAAGGGCATGTATGACGAGGCGGCGGCGATCTTGCTGCGGCTGATTGAAAGCGATGAACGCAAAGACGAAGCCCTCGCCGATTACATGGCGTTGGCAGGGTGTTACATCGCGGCGGGCGACGCTGCCCGTGCCCAGCAAATCCTTGCGCTGGCGGGACAAATGAGCCAATAA